Proteins encoded together in one Chryseobacterium sp. G0201 window:
- a CDS encoding protein-disulfide reductase DsbD family protein, with translation MKFKNWFLLILLFLATGINAQIKNPVKFKLTVNELGNNQYEAVLNATMESGWHIYSKDIPEDTGIPTEYKVSGKNIELIGKFTETGKKHEEFSEAFGGTIIFYSNSAGFKQKFKLKDGTKPGDVVAEITYQTCDDRVCLAPNTLEFTQKITPKGVTEEVTATTTEPAKDSVKTIETAVQNPVKTETALVLGASKLDPKQLKIKSIDFQKPLTDCGTAAVKDSENYWTYLFLGFIGGLIALLTPCVFPMIPLTVSFFTKGNKNKAKGKRDALIYGFFILLIFVLLSVPFHLIDGIAGNVFNEISTSIWLNIVFFIVFIFFAGSFFGYYDISLPSSIANKSSKAEEAGGIIGIFFMALTLVIVSFSCTGPILGSLLGGSLSGSSHIPTLLTLALTGFGLAWAIIFGLLALFPQALQSLPKSGGWMNTVKVVLGFIELALALKFLSKADLVSKTFLLKRELFIVIWIVIGIGLTLYLFGLIRFPHDDKKPKISITRKVLGVLGIGFVVYMIQGLIPSERPKLQLLSGILPPLNVSYFHDEKDGILGMHPEHDFFKAVELAKKEDKPVLIDFTGYGCENCRKMEEFVWSEPDILPILQNDIVLASLYVDDKEELPEDQKTKIDLGEGQVKKVKTIGDRWSLFQQVNFNNNSQPHYVLITPDGKVINSPVSGYMPKEDFKKFLECGVNYYKKSK, from the coding sequence ATGAAATTTAAAAACTGGTTTTTATTAATACTGCTGTTTTTAGCAACAGGAATTAATGCACAAATCAAAAATCCTGTAAAATTTAAACTTACGGTTAACGAATTAGGAAACAATCAATATGAAGCCGTGTTGAATGCAACAATGGAAAGTGGTTGGCATATTTATTCTAAGGATATTCCTGAAGACACGGGAATTCCGACAGAATATAAAGTTTCCGGAAAAAATATTGAACTGATCGGAAAATTTACCGAAACAGGTAAAAAGCATGAAGAATTTTCTGAAGCTTTCGGCGGAACAATTATTTTTTATTCCAACAGTGCTGGTTTTAAGCAGAAATTTAAATTAAAAGACGGAACAAAACCTGGTGATGTAGTTGCAGAAATTACCTATCAGACTTGCGACGACCGAGTTTGTCTGGCTCCGAATACGCTGGAATTTACTCAAAAAATAACACCAAAAGGCGTAACGGAAGAAGTTACGGCAACAACAACTGAGCCTGCAAAAGACTCTGTTAAAACAATAGAAACGGCAGTACAAAATCCTGTAAAAACAGAAACAGCATTGGTTCTAGGAGCTTCAAAATTAGACCCAAAACAATTAAAAATAAAATCAATTGATTTCCAAAAACCTTTGACAGATTGCGGAACAGCAGCCGTTAAAGACAGCGAAAATTATTGGACTTATTTGTTCTTAGGATTTATCGGAGGATTGATTGCATTGTTGACTCCGTGCGTTTTCCCGATGATTCCTTTAACGGTTTCGTTCTTTACAAAAGGGAATAAAAATAAGGCAAAAGGTAAAAGAGACGCATTGATCTACGGATTTTTCATTCTTCTGATCTTTGTTTTATTAAGTGTTCCTTTTCATTTAATTGACGGAATTGCAGGAAATGTTTTCAACGAAATTTCCACAAGCATTTGGCTGAATATCGTATTCTTCATCGTATTTATTTTCTTTGCAGGAAGTTTCTTCGGATATTATGACATCTCGTTACCAAGTTCAATCGCAAACAAATCTTCAAAAGCAGAAGAAGCTGGTGGAATCATCGGTATTTTCTTCATGGCTTTGACGTTGGTAATCGTTTCTTTCTCTTGTACAGGTCCTATTTTAGGAAGTTTATTGGGAGGGTCATTATCCGGTTCATCACATATTCCAACGTTATTAACTTTGGCTTTAACAGGGTTTGGTTTAGCTTGGGCGATTATTTTCGGATTGCTGGCATTATTCCCGCAAGCATTACAAAGTCTTCCAAAATCTGGAGGATGGATGAATACAGTGAAAGTTGTGTTAGGATTTATTGAATTGGCTTTAGCGTTGAAATTCTTATCAAAAGCAGATCTTGTTTCTAAAACTTTCTTATTAAAAAGAGAACTTTTCATCGTGATCTGGATCGTTATCGGAATTGGATTAACTTTATATCTATTCGGATTAATAAGATTCCCGCATGATGATAAAAAACCGAAAATTTCTATTACTAGAAAAGTTTTAGGAGTATTGGGAATTGGTTTTGTGGTTTATATGATTCAAGGATTAATCCCATCAGAACGTCCGAAATTGCAATTGTTAAGTGGAATTTTACCTCCATTGAACGTAAGTTATTTCCACGACGAAAAAGACGGAATTTTAGGAATGCATCCTGAACATGACTTCTTCAAAGCTGTTGAACTAGCTAAAAAAGAAGACAAGCCTGTATTAATTGACTTCACAGGTTACGGTTGTGAAAACTGTAGAAAAATGGAAGAATTCGTTTGGAGCGAACCGGATATTTTGCCGATCCTTCAAAACGACATTGTTCTGGCTTCATTATATGTTGACGACAAAGAAGAACTTCCTGAAGATCAAAAAACTAAAATTGATCTTGGTGAAGGACAGGTGAAAAAAGTAAAGACTATTGGTGACAGATGGAGCTTGTTTCAACAAGTGAATTTTAATAATAATTCTCAACCACACTACGTCTTGATCACTCCGGACGGAAAAGTTATCAATTCTCCGGTTTCAGGTTATATGCCGAAAGAAGATTTCAAAAAATTCTTGGAATGCGGTGTTAATTATTACAAGAAGAGTAAATAA